In the Felis catus isolate Fca126 chromosome X unlocalized genomic scaffold, F.catus_Fca126_mat1.0 chrX_random_Un_scaffold_90, whole genome shotgun sequence genome, aacactaaataaaagcattcaaacaaaagagaaagggaaagaaagaaagaaagaaagaaagaaagaaagaagaaaaaaaggattcatgTTGGCTTAACCAAAGGGAGAGTTTCTGGATGTGTGTAACTGAACGAttgtggcgggggcggggggcggataGTTCTGTCTTCAGGCGTGGCTGGATCCAGGATTTGGTTCTCTGCCATGTGCCTTCCTGCTCTTGCTTCCCATCTGTCCAGTGTCAGCCtgttccctccccccgcccccgtagCCCCGGCAAGGCCGGAAAGGAAGGAACCAAAACCGTGTTTGCTTGCAGAGATCACGACCATGCATGTAGAAACTCCGAGGGAACCCTCGTGAGGCTAGCACTCCTGTTTAGCGAGGTTCCAAGACACAAGCTACTCAGAGGGAgctaaccaccccccaccccgcccccaaaccCGTAGCCACTTGTGGCACCACCCCCTTGCTCATCGGAAACAAGGCCAGTAAGCCCCAAAATTCCTATTCTAGTGTTTCCGTGCTTATTTCCCTGGTACAAAAGGAGTCTTCTACTTCGGTAGGAAGCCACCCTACTGGTTGGTGATGCGGGGAGACCAGACTTCTGCCGGCGGGGCGCCTTTTCTGGAGAGCACTTGTGTGCCGAGAAGCTATAGAACGCGGGAATTCTACCTCTTGGAAACGATCTGAAGGAAGTAACTGTTCGCGCAAAGACTTCTGTTCAAGAATCCCATTGACTCACACGACCCATAATAGGGGCAAAGCTGAGAACGACCCGACTGCTCAACATTATGTaataatacatttgtgtgtcTCCTGGATAACAGTTTTTGAAGGGTTTTAGGGAGTGGGAAAGCTAGTACGTTCAacggggaaaaacaaaaacaaaacaaaacgaaacaaaaaggATCCGGAGAAAAGTTAACGCTAAACTGGAAAATGGATACGTTATACGTTGCTATCCATTCAACGGGTAAATACAACTAGGAACGTATTCCAAAACGTCAGCAGTATTTACCGCTGAATATAGGACCTGATTTTCCTCTCCCTGAGTCGTCTTCGATAAGCTTGGGCTGCTGGACTACGATTCCCAGAACCTCCCTTCCAACACCAGAACAAAGGTAAGAAAATGTGGAGGCGCAGGAACTGAGAAGAAACTCGGACACAAAAGAGTAGCTCAGTTTCATGTTGTGCAGTGACAAACACGTAAGCGCCCGTCCCTCCGGGCGCAGGGAAGGAACTGAAGTGGGCCAAGAGCCACCGAGGCCCGGACCTGCAGAACGTTAGACCCCCGATAGTAAAGTGGCGAGGACGCCAAGTGTCAACGCCCCGTGCCTTGCCCAGTGAGGGCTACCAGGTTAGGCCTCGGCCCCCTTTCCCGGACCTAGGCGCCGCGGAGGCCGGGACCCCAAGGCGCGAATGTTTCGTATCACCAGGGGAAGCCGGTCCAAGAAGGAGTTGACGGAAACTCGGAAGCAGATGGGGTCTTCAGTAGTCCATCTCCTAGaagtgagggaagagggaaatcCGGTTAAAGGGGAGACCTGCTGTGGAGGTGCAGGGcaccagccccttcccccacacaaccccccacccccccgccttccACCTAACAGCGTGCGTCGGGGCCTCCACGACGGCACTGGAAGGCAGAGATGCGACCACGGCACCCGCCGCCACCGCCCACCCGTCCCGCGCATACTCTTGTTGGAGGACTCACACGGCCAGGGCGCTGCCCCTCACGCAAAGCTCCTTCTGAGCCAACCCTCGGTGGCGTTGGACGTGTGTAGTCAGGGCCCTGCGGGCCATCTCTGCCTCCAGGGGCGACCGGAAAGACACAGTGAGCCTGCTGGGAGGCACCCGGTTAAGGCACAACGGGCTCCTGGAGTTCCCATGGCCTGAAGCCTCCTGACCACTCAGAGGCCCGCCTCTACCCCCGGGACACTCGCGCTCCCTCCCGCCACCTCTGCCCACCCTGAGCCGCTTCCCCCACCCTGGGGGCCCGCCAggctgcccacccccgcccccgtccgTCCCGTCCCCGGGCTGCCGCCCTGCTCCCCAGCCACCCCGCCACGGCCCCTGCCCAGACAGGCTCCACGGAAAGGATACAACTCCAGCAGTCCTGAGGAGgtcaccgccgccgccgccggcgctGCGTCTCCACCGGGGGCCAGGGCCCTCGGGGCCCGTTCGGCCAGGGGAGGGGCGCAGGCCCCCTCGACCACTGCTCCCTTGCTGCCAGGGCCACCCTCGCCATCGTGGCGGCTGCAGTTGCCCTGGCAACCGGGACCTCGGGGGCTAAGCTGGGGGTCGTGGCCGTCCGTGCCTCCGTCGGAGGCCTGTGGGCCTGCCCCCGCGTCCTCCGCGCCACCCTCGGGAGCCCGCGTGACCGCCGCGCCGTCCGCGCCGTCATCGTCAGGGGCCTGCGTGACCGCCACTTCCTCCGCGCCGTCGTCCGGGGCCGGAGAGGCCGCTTCGTCGTCCGGGGCCCTCGTGGCCGCCGCACCGGCCTCCTCAGAGCCCACCGCTACGCTGCGCCCACTGTCGGCCGACCGCTGAGACCCCTGGCAGGCCTCGCGAAGCCCGGCCCCTCGGCGCGCAAGGCTGTCGGGGATGGCCAGGGCGCCTGCGCAGACAGACCCCGCGGAGCTGGTTGCCACCGAGCCGGCAGAGCCTGGATCCGGTCGACGCTGACCCCGAGGAGATGGAGGCTGGTTCCGGACGCTGCGCCCCCCGACGCGTGACGTCACTGTCGGGCTCCTACGTCCCCGAGAGCATTCTGGTGAGGCCACTGGCACGTGACTGTTTCCGGcccggcccgcccctccccccaagcctgTGTCTGCGCAGGCGCCAGCCGGGCGCACTTGCCAGCAGCCAGCTGACCGCCGCCCGCCCGGTCCCGGGCATCGAGGCGTGGGCCGCGCTCAGGCGCTTCTGGGCAGCACCGTGCCTGTCCCTGTCTGTGGGCTCCCCGTACGGCTCGGGTCTGCGTGTCCCGGGGGCCCTGCGacccgggggccgggggggggggcctacGCGGGATGCCGAGCAGGGGCCACTCCCAGGCCctgcctgtcctcagggagcaCACCCCGCACGGCCCCTAGGGGAGCTGGAAGGGATGGGCCTGGCTCCCTCACCATTTGTCGGTCCCGGGCGCCGTCAGTCCCCTAGTGCCTGCCAGCCTGGGGGAGGGTACACCGCCGAGGGCGCGACCGGCCTCCGGCCGGGGGCTCCCGGGCTCCTGCCTCCCACTGCAATGGCTGTGGGCTTGGGCCGGGGGCCCAGGGGGGCCCACCTGGACTTGAGGGCAGCGGCTCGGGGGAGCACCGCCCCGGCGACAGCTCCCCGGTCGCTTTGCCCTCTGCTGCGGCAGCCCTGACGggctgtccccccctccccccaggaacaAAGTCTTTCGgctctcggggtgggggggctggacGTGCCAGGGGCCCTCAACTGGGAGGTGACCCTGTGTCTGCAGGCCTGCTGGGTGCTGGCCTACTTCTGTGTCTGCAAGGGGGTCAAGTCAACAGGAAAGGTACAGCTGGAGGCCGGCGGGTCGGGGTGGGTGatgatggcaggggtgggggcagcatgGCCGGTGGGGAGAAGGGGTGTCTCCGCTAGGGGGGGGCAGGTGGACCCTGCCATGCGAGGTGACCGGGCCAGGGCCTGAGGCGGGGGCAGGTCCTTGAACCCAGCCCGGTGGATTTCCCACGCGTGCCTGGGTAGTGCTCCGCAACCTCCACACTCCAGCCCAGCCGACTTCCGTCCTGAGGGGACAGGCCCAGGCGACCCCCAGCTGAACTTGCCTGTGTCGGGCATCCCTGCCccagtttccctctcttcctcactcactacttcctcactctctgctttGCGGCCAGCCTGGGGGGACCCGGCCCGTGGCCCTCCTTTGCCTACCTGTCCTGCTCTGCTGAGGGTGGGACGGAGGCAGAGGTCTTCGCGGTCACCTCGCTGTCGCCTCTGTCTCTGGCCGGCCCAGTCCACTCCGTCCTGCCCAGGACCCTGCCTCTGTGCAGAGAACCACAGGAAGCATGGGACCTGCCTCCAGGCCGATGTCCTGCTCCCCACCTGGGGAAGgtcctgcctccaccctccctctctaCAGCTGACCTGTCCTTGCGGGGGCAGCCGATGGCCAGCTGAGCACCCCGCTTCCTTCGGGAGGAGCCCAGGCTCTGAGGAGTAGAAGGGGGGGCTGCAGGCTGGCCTCCCGCTTGACCTCGGAGTGGACCGTACCACAGTGGGGGGAGTGTGGCCCGCCTGCCCCCCTGCTGAGGCTGGGGACCCCTAAGTGGGGAGGCGGGGCCGCAGGGCCCCTTCTGAGCAGGTtacccccccccgtccctcccccgccccagatcGTGTACTTCACGGCTACCTTCCCCTGCGTGGTCCTCGTCGTGCTGTTGGTGCGGGGAGTGCTGCTGCCCGGCGCCCTGGATGGCATCATCTGCTCTCTCAAGCCTGACTTGTGGAAGCACTCACTGGGTCGTGAGTGCCGCACCACGTGGGGCGTAGAGATCACGCACACAAGGAtgtcaaagaattgaaaacaccAAAGGTCATGTAAAGTCATTCTGAACCTTTTGGGGGAGAAATGCACACAAAAGAAGTGGGGACCACCCTCAATCCCACCACACAGACATACGAGGTGTTTACACTTCAGGCTACCGTGGCAGGATTTCCGTGCACATATACAGTAGCTTCCTAAGTTGGGATTTTAGTGATTTCCCTTTTGCACTGTGGTTTTTCCCTATGCGACCGCATCCCTGTTCTCCGTGGCCACTAACTACTTTAGCTCCAGTCGCCATCCCTTTCCTCCTTGCCTGCTACTGGCAGGCTTGCCCCCCGACGGGAGCCCCTTCGTGACCTTCCCAGACCGCCGATCTGATCCGCACCTGTGCTCAGTCGCCCCCTCCAAAGGCCGCTTTGGTGTGTCCACCGGTACCGGGGAAGGGGACGGGGTGCGGGGCCGTGTCCGTCTGGGCTGTGGCCCATCTCCCTCCACGAACCGCTGCGAGGTCGTGGAGCCCCACGTGCTGGGGACACTGAGCCCAAGGAAGAGGCAGGGCCCTCTGGACAACAGGCCGTGGTGCCTGGCGGCCTCCCACGAGGTCTGGGGAGGGGctaggggtgtggggagggggtggagctgAGGTGGGACTGGTTTGCGTGGGTGCAGTGGGGTCACGCGTCACAGCGCGTGGCGACGATTGGTGAGGGAGCAGCCGCTGGAGAGGCAGCAGCTGCTGGAGAGGCGGCCGAGGGCGGGGTTTATAGACGTGCACGTGTTGAAAGATCCTTGTTTTCCGGCTGCAGGTTCCTCCTGCCCGTGCCCGGAGATGAGAGCTGCCTGCCCCGTAGGCAGTGACAAAGAacagggcagacagagacagtcCGAGGCTCAGGCTGAGGCGCTCTTTGGTGACACTGCTCATTGAAATGCTTCCACCAGCCACAGGCCGCTCTAGACactggccaccttcttgctgtgacACCTGCCTCCAGGACAAGGCAGCTGTGCCTTTACTTTCCTCACTTGTCCTGAGGACCTATTTGGAGACGCTCAGGTACAGATTCGTAACTATAGAGTCACGGCGTTCTCcactgctcagtctctctctgctgaCACTGCTAATTCTCCCTCAGGCAAGgctctgttcctcctctctccGATTTAGAGACTCACCTCGTGCACCGGGGCGTCGCCCATTCCCCTCCTCAGCCACTCGGGTGCCTTGTACGTGGCCCCACTGTTGTGCTAAATAAGAGAGTCTTGGAGGGGAAGGCAAAGGGTAATGTACTTcatgtcccctccccacctcagggAGACCTCTtcccctttttgttttcctccaggaCCCTTGTCAGGACTTCAGGGAAGCAAGCAGCAGCGTAATAAACTGGAAAAACACTTTGGGGAAGGATGATACAAGTGAGAGCCAACCACAAGGAGCTCTGAGAATTGTGGGTTCGGAACCTCAGGGAATGAGGCCTCTGATGACACGGGAGTATAGAATGGGCAGTGGGGCCGACCTAGCCAGCTGTCCCAGCGCTCTTCTGCACAGATCTGAATCAAGGCCGAGAAGCCACAAAGTCCTACTCTGCAGGTATTATACATGACTATGTACATGCTagtataaaactaaaacaaaagttcTAACATGTTGACAGTAGTTAATGTCCTGAATAACaggacataatttttttctcccgTCGCCTAACTTGTCTTCTTCAATTGCCTTCTAGTACTTGAGTATCTGAATGTCAGAATCTCTCCCCCTACCTGAGAACAAAGGCGAGAATAGGAGAAGGCgtagatgctttaaaaataaacccagacaCAGAATAGTAGCAGTTACCATTtgatcaccaaaaaaaaaaaaaaaaaaaaaaaaaaatgtggatctGAAGCACCCAAGGGCCAGTATAGGCAAAAGATGCGGCCTCAGTAAGAAAACGGCAGCTGCTGCAGGAATCACTGTCATGTGGGGGGGACACAGAGTTGGGTCCAGCCACCTTTTCACTGCTGCGGCTTTGTGAAAAAGGGGGGCATGATGATCTGCATGGCCCGTATCACTAGGGAAAGCTGGCCAAGACAggaggtgatggacatttggagcTGGCCAGGGTCATCGGCAGTCAAGCGGCTACGAGGTAGGAAAAAATAAGTCAAGTTAGAGGGCCGGTGGGGCACATTCCCCGCTCCGCCCCTTCACACAGCAACGATCCTAGAGCACCACACTCCTTCCTTCGACTCActcctttcctgtttcccttgtctccgTTACAGCTCCTCCGGAATTGACCTTGTCCCTGGTCACCTGCCACCACCCTCTCCCTGGACCGTTCTAGAACTAACACAGTCAGGATGCTGCCGTTCACATGGAGCTCCTCCCGAACTGGCTCCTGGAGCTCCTCGTTTGGAGTCAGGAACCTGTGGGCAATCTCCGCATCCATGGCCGAGGGGAAAGGTATAGTGAGGGTGCTGGTGGAGACTGGGTTAAGGCACCATCCACAGTACTAATTTTGCCTGTGCCTCAGGCCTCCTCTTCAGTGaggcctgccttccccaccccaggctgaCCCTCAGGCTGTCCACAACCTCCCACCCTATACAGCCAGGCCACCCCGGATAGCATTGTCCCTACCGCTTCAGTCCCATCAGGCGGtccaccccactccccatcctCTGTCAGCACGGGCCAAACCCTAGCCGATACCCTCCAGGTGCCCGGagctccctcctgctcccctttCAACTCCACTTCCCCAAgtctcccccccacaccccaccccgccGCGCGCCAGACCACCtccagcccatccccctgccGTCCAGCCCGCTGGGACTCCTTGAATAGGATACAACTGAAGCAGTCGGTTACCAGGACCTCTAGCGCCAGGCGCGGCATCTCCACCAGGACCTGGTGTGTAGGGTGCCCGCTCCATTTGGAGAGCGCCACCAGAGGCGGCACCTACCTCTCCCACAATGCTGGTTCTTTCCGGATCGCTCAGGCCTCCGGGGTTGCTGGGATGGCCAGGGTCACAGGCACCACCCGAACCACCAGGGACTCTGGGGCCACTGACACCACGAGGTCCACCTGGCACACACTGGCCACCACCTGCTGCGCCCACCACCACGCCCACGGCACCCGTGCCTTCGTCTGCTGCCCTCACGGGGCCTCCACCAGCCACCTGAGACCCAACTTTGAATCCGCCCACCCTCTCAAGGCATCACTGAAGGACAAAGCGCTCTCTCACAATGCTTCACCCCTTTACTCCACAATGCAATTCCGGATGCCCAGAGCAACTGTCCACACGGACCACTGGTAATGCCTCCTGACCTGTGATTGGTTCCCACCAAGCAGTCCCTTCTGTAGCCAATCAGTTCTCACCTATGAAGCTCCACCCCTTAGAGTGCCACGACACCCTAGGGCGTCTGCCCAAATGGGCACCCGCGTCGATGCGTCTGCCTGAACCAGCCGTGCCACGAGCCTTCGACGGCCCGCCAGCTGCGATATCCAGGAAGCCTCTGCCTGACACTACTCCCCACACGGTGGTGCGGCTCATGGTCCCCACTGTCCATGCCCAAACAGACTGCCATGGCCCAACTCCTAAAGCCTCTGAGCACGTGACTGAGCTGTGTAGAACTCCGTGACTCTATAGTCACGAATCTGTACCTGAGCGTCTCCGAATAGGTCCTCAGGACAAGTGAGGAAAGTAAAGGCACAGCTGCCTTGTCCTGGAGGCAGGTgtcacagcaagaaggtggccagtGTCTAGAGCGGCCTGTGGCTGGTGGAAGCATTTCAATGAGCAGTGTCACCAAAGAGCGCCTCAGCCTGAGCCTCGgactgtctctgtctgccctgtTCTTTGTCACTGTCTACGGGGCAGGCAGCTCTCATCTCCGGGCACGGGCAGGAGGAACCTGCAGCCGGAAAACAAGGATCTTTCAACACATGCGTGTCTATAAACGAAGCACCGCATCgttagaatgaaagataaaaaccatatgatcatctcccTAGGTGCAGAAaacgcatttgacaaaatagaacatatttccatgataaaaaccctccacGAATGGGGGCAGAGAAAAGTTGTATAGCTCAATACCACAAAGCCCACATACGACaaaacccacagctgacatcatacgCAACAGTGAGAggttgaaagctttccctctagaATCAAGAACAAGGCAAGGCTGGTCAGAGACGTACCGGGTTAAATTTCAATCCTTGACGTTGAAATGTGTTGAGAATTGGTCCGTGGCTCAGAAAATGCTTTATCTTGGCGAACATACTtgtacttgaaaacaatgtgtagtGGACACACATGTGAAATTCAGATCTCCTGTTTAGTGTTCTAAAGACATCGGTCAAGGTAGGTGATACCACTGATCGTATGTTCTATGTCGGGGGACAACAAACTTTTCACATAAAAGAGGCCCCGGGCTGGATTTGGCCAGGAGGCggtagtttgccaatccctgctctatttcttttaacagagtgtgttgtctctctctctcgcttgctgAGAGAGGATGTTAAAAACTCCAACCGTGATTTTGGACTTGTCCCTTTCACCTATTAATCTCAAAAATTCTTGCATCGCGCGTGTGtctgcgtgcgtgcgtgtgtgtgtgtgtgcgtgtgtgttaagtttatttattttgagagagggggagagagagagccagtgggggaggggcagagacagagggggacagaggatccaaagcaggctcggtgcCGACGGgcagagagcccgacgctgggctggaactcaccaacggtgacatcatgacccgagccgaagtcagacgcttaccgactgagtcacccaggcgccccgtgcatTTTGAAGGTGTGTCATTAGGCACAGACATATTTATGATCATTTTCTCTTCCAGATGGATTCATTGCTGCTGTTACTAGTATGAAACGCATCCCTTCATCTTTGGTAACACAGTTTTCCTCGAAGTCTGATTTCTCTAATATCGATATAACCACATCAGGCTTCTTTGCTCACTATTTATTCGTAAGTCCTTTTCCATCCTCTTACTTCTAAC is a window encoding:
- the LOC123383690 gene encoding collagen alpha-2(I) chain-like, giving the protein MVREPGPSLPAPLGAVRAGCWQVRPAGACADTGLGGGAGRAGNSHVPVASPECSRGRRSPTVTSRVGGRSVRNQPPSPRGQRRPDPGSAGSVATSSAGSVCAGALAIPDSLARRGAGLREACQGSQRSADSGRSVAVGSEEAGAAATRAPDDEAASPAPDDGAEEVAVTQAPDDDGADGAAVTRAPEGGAEDAGAGPQASDGGTDGHDPQLSPRGPGCQGNCSRHDGEGGPGSKGAVVEGACAPPLAERAPRALAPGGDAAPAAAAVTSSGLLELLTVSFRSPLEAEMARRALTTHVQRHRGLAQKELCVRGSALAVRWTTEDPICFRVSVNSFLDRLPLVIRNIRALGSRPPRRLGPGKGAEA
- the LOC123383695 gene encoding uncharacterized protein LOC123383695 translates to MMPSRAPGSSTPRTNSTTRTTQGKRQGPGQDGVDWAGQRQRRQRGDREDLCLRPTLSRAGQVGKGGPRAGSPQAGRKAESEEVVSEEERETGAGMPDTGKFSWGSPGPVPSGRKSAGLECGGCGALPRHAWEIHRAGFKDLPPPQALARSPRMAGSTCPPLAETPLLPTGHAAPTPAIITHPDPPASSCTFPVDLTPLQTQK
- the LOC123383696 gene encoding EKC/KEOPS complex subunit LAGE3-like → MERAPYTPGPGGDAAPGARGPGNRLLQFTLTIPFPSAMDAEIAHRFLTPNEELQEPVREELHVNGSILTVRLTADDPGQLQMSITSCLGQLSLVIRAMQIIMPPFFTKPQQ